The following are encoded in a window of Primulina eburnea isolate SZY01 chromosome 4, ASM2296580v1, whole genome shotgun sequence genomic DNA:
- the LOC140830593 gene encoding uncharacterized protein isoform X3 has product MGGCASKPHKQLKSKAKYLYRSCKFRRRKVAPSVSIGHDMDGEVCSDVFTFRDFVMNDTDDREMTRFRRSQVPNCTFHLPDQWQRNHKEVGENAEKRQEEEWFDSQSALDSDTDDDFVSVDGDGFTLLDSATMRISNSPVTQNESNSCFTDYGCNQQKKDCCKTEVLSSSEEYVEYDVNKKQTVDNSCLAKAEEACTKRMKVDFEHFLDKHEERKLDHSLTQFHSSENVLDSNQTPAFSGSASIGKKATFIVTAVKRKFSDGDGSSKRCLYHPRAGFLIPVSLEEKPNQGCWCPVPPSAFKLRGENYCRDKKKYPAPNHSPYIPIGMDLFASPRKMHHIAQHIELPFVGSECEIPSILVVNIQLPAYPAAMFGDSDGEGTNLVIYFKLLENFEKETSPIFVESIKRLVKNEMEVVTGFPKESVVPYRERLKIMVNPVNPEELGLSSTERKLVQAYKDKPVLSRPQHSFYKGANYFEIDLDVHRFGYICRKGLQAFRERLKNGIFDLGLTIQAQTSEELPEKVLCCVRLNKIDFVNLGQMPTFAAALCK; this is encoded by the exons ATGGGTGGCTGTGCATCAAAGCCACATAAACAGCTGAAATCCAAGGCAAAGTACTTGTACAGGTCATGCAAGTTTCGCCGCAGAAAGGTCGCCCCATCAGTTTCGATAGGCCACGATATGGATGGGGAAGTTTGCAGTGATGTCTTTACTTTCCGAGATTTTGTTATGAATGACACTGATGACCGGGAAATGACGAGATTCCGGAGATCTCAGGTGCCGAATTGCACTTTCCATCTGCCTGATCAGTGGCAAAGGAACCATAAAGAAGTTGGCGAAAATG CAGAAAAGCGGCAAGAGGAAGAATGGTTCGACTCTCAAAGTGCCCTTGATTCTGATACTGATGATGATTTTGTTAGCGTTGATGGAG ATGGTTTCACATTATTAGACAGTGCGACCATGAGGATATCAAATAGCCCCGTGACTCAAAATGAAAGCAACTCATGCTTCACTGACTACGGATGCAATCAACAAAAGAAAGATTGCTGTAAAACAGAAGTTCTTTCTAGTAGTGAAGAATACGTAGAATACGATGTTAACAAGAAACAAACTGTTGATAATTCATGCCTGGCAAAAGCTGAAGAAGCTTGCACCAAGAGGATGAAAGTGGATTTCGAGCATTTCTTAGATAAACATGAAGAAAGAAAGCTGGACCATTCATTAACTCAGTTTCATTCTTCAGAGAACGTGTTGGACTCAAATCAGACTCCAGCATTTTCAGGATCAGCATCAATCGGAAAGAAGGCAACTTTTATAGTGACTGCTGTAAAGAGGAAGTTTAGTGATGGAGATG GTTCCTCCAAAAGGTGTTTATATCATCCTAGAGCAGGTTTCCTAATTCCAGTCTCACTGGAGGAGAAGCCGAATCAAGGCTGCTGGTGCCCCGTTCCACCTTCTGCCTTTAAGCTACGTGGGGAGAATTATTGCAG AGATAAAAAGAAGTATCCTGCTCCCAATCATAGCCCATATATACCTATTGGCATGGACTTGTTTGCCTCCCCTCGGAAGATGCATCACATTGCGCAGCACATTGAACTACCCTTTGTTGGATCAGAATGTGAAATACCTTCAATACTCGTCGTCAACATCCAG CTTCCTGCTTATCCTGCTGCCATGTTTGGAGATAGTGATGGGGAAGGGACAAACCTCGTGATATATTTCAAATTGTTGGAGAATTTTGAGAAAGAAACTTCTCCTATATTTGTGGAAAGTATAAAG AGACTTGTTAAAAATGAAATGGAAGTGGTGACGGGGTTTCCAAAGGAATCTGTAGTCCCTTACAGAGAAAGACTAAAGATAATGGTCAATCCAGTAAATCCTGAGGAACTTGGCTTGAGTTCTACAGAAAGGAAGCTTGTGCAGGCATACAAGGATAAGCCGGTGCTTTCACGTCCCCAACATTCTTTCTACAAG GGAGCTAATTACTTTGAGATAGACCTTGATGTACATCGGTTCGGCTATATATGTAGGAAAGGACTTCAAGCATTTAGAGAAAGATTAAAAAATGGGATATTTGATCTTGGACTGACAATTCAG GCACAAACCAGCGAGGAATTGCCTGAGAAAGTTTTGTGTTGCGTTAGACTAAACAAGATCGATTTTGTAAATCTTGGACAGATGCCAACATTTGCAGCTGCTCTCTGTAAATGA
- the LOC140829688 gene encoding cell division topological specificity factor homolog, chloroplastic-like: MAISCDIRVSAALNSCKSSSLRASRHYPPTKVDCGMFLHSTSNVSPLALDVHSLRCHSKHPLGILPEYKISQNPISEELESFLLNAINLNFFERINLAWKIIFPSTTSRKNSNANIAKQRLKMILFSDRCDVSEVAKQKIVSNVVTALSDFVEIESQDKVQLSVSTDPDHGTIYSVTVPVRRVRSEYQMDDETGMITNIEYKDTGESSGSVDVKFDFYIPTDKFQDFNV, encoded by the exons ATGGCGATTTCATGTGATATTAGGGTTTCTGCAGCTCTGAATTCTTGCAAGTCAAGTTCTCTGCGCGCTTCCAGGCATTACCCCCCTACCAAG GTCGATTGCGGCATGTTCTTACATTCCACATCCAATGTTTCTCCCTTAGCACTTGATGTCCATAGCCTTCGTTGTCATTCTAAACATCCGCTTGGAATTCTCCCAGAATACAAGATTTCCCAAAATCCCATCAGCGAGGAGTTGGAGAGCTTCCTCCTCAATGCTATTAATCTCAACTTCTTTGAGCGTATAAACTTGGCATGGAAGATTATATTTCCATCAACTACATCAAGAAAGAACTCAAATGCCAATATTGCTAAGCAACGCCTCAAGATGATTCTTTTCTCCGATAGATGTGACGTTAGTGAAGTGGCAAAACAGAAGATCGTGAGCAATGTTGTAACTGCACTATCTGATTTCGTCGAGATAGAATCACAGGACAAAGTTCAGCTCAGTGTGTCAACAGATCCAGATCATGGTACCATTTATTCAGTCACAGTGCCGGTTCGAAGGGTGAGATCGGAGTATCAAATGGATGATGAAACTGGAATGATAACTAATATTGAATACAAAGACACTGGAGAGAGCTCTGGTTCTGTTGATGTCAAATTTGATTTCTATATCCCGACTGAcaaattccaagattttaatGTGTAA
- the LOC140830597 gene encoding thioredoxin-like 3-3: MKKGAELGGNGEEEKGNEGAEDSYSALKSKKNYQGDLVSATSDDNLKEILREVRTSKLPAVINYGASWCGVCSQILPTFCELSGKFPKVSFVYADIDECPETTQHIRYTPTFNFYRDGERVDEMFGVGEERLRDRLWLHS; this comes from the exons ATGAAGAAAGGAGCTGAGTTGGGTGGAAATGGCGAAGAAGAAAAGGGAAACGAAGGCGCAGAAGATAGCTACTCAGCTTTGAAATCGAAGAAAAATTATCAAGGTGACCTTGTTAGTGCCACTAGCGATGATAATCTCAAGGAAATCCTTCGCGAAGTCAGAACTTCAAAACTCCCT GCAGTAATCAACTACGGTGCATCATG GTGTGGAGTGTGCAGTCAGATTCTGCCTACATTTTGCGAACTGAGCGGCAAATTTCCAAAGGTTTCTTTTGTGTATGCTGACATAGATGAGTGCCCTGAAACTACTCAGCATATTCGGTACACGCCCACCTTTAATTTCTACAGAGATGGTGAAAGAGTTGATGAGATGTTTGGTGTCGGAGAAGAGCGTCTGCGGGATCGCCTCTGGCTGCATTCTTGA
- the LOC140830593 gene encoding uncharacterized protein isoform X2 gives MGGCASKPHKQLKSKAKYLYRSCKFRRRKVAPSVSIGHDMDGEVCSDVFTFRDFVMNDTDDREMTRFRRSQVPNCTFHLPDQWQRNHKEVGENEKRQEEEWFDSQSALDSDTDDDFVSVDGDGFTLLDSATMRISNSPVTQNESNSCFTDYGCNQQKKDCCKTEVLSSSEEYVEYDVNKKQTVDNSCLAKAEEACTKRMKVDFEHFLDKHEERKLDHSLTQFHSSENVLDSNQTPAFSGSASIGKKATFIVTAVKRKFSDGDGQIELCNCSSKRCLYHPRAGFLIPVSLEEKPNQGCWCPVPPSAFKLRGENYCRDKKKYPAPNHSPYIPIGMDLFASPRKMHHIAQHIELPFVGSECEIPSILVVNIQLPAYPAAMFGDSDGEGTNLVIYFKLLENFEKETSPIFVESIKRLVKNEMEVVTGFPKESVVPYRERLKIMVNPVNPEELGLSSTERKLVQAYKDKPVLSRPQHSFYKGANYFEIDLDVHRFGYICRKGLQAFRERLKNGIFDLGLTIQAQTSEELPEKVLCCVRLNKIDFVNLGQMPTFAAALCK, from the exons ATGGGTGGCTGTGCATCAAAGCCACATAAACAGCTGAAATCCAAGGCAAAGTACTTGTACAGGTCATGCAAGTTTCGCCGCAGAAAGGTCGCCCCATCAGTTTCGATAGGCCACGATATGGATGGGGAAGTTTGCAGTGATGTCTTTACTTTCCGAGATTTTGTTATGAATGACACTGATGACCGGGAAATGACGAGATTCCGGAGATCTCAGGTGCCGAATTGCACTTTCCATCTGCCTGATCAGTGGCAAAGGAACCATAAAGAAGTTGGCGAAAATG AAAAGCGGCAAGAGGAAGAATGGTTCGACTCTCAAAGTGCCCTTGATTCTGATACTGATGATGATTTTGTTAGCGTTGATGGAG ATGGTTTCACATTATTAGACAGTGCGACCATGAGGATATCAAATAGCCCCGTGACTCAAAATGAAAGCAACTCATGCTTCACTGACTACGGATGCAATCAACAAAAGAAAGATTGCTGTAAAACAGAAGTTCTTTCTAGTAGTGAAGAATACGTAGAATACGATGTTAACAAGAAACAAACTGTTGATAATTCATGCCTGGCAAAAGCTGAAGAAGCTTGCACCAAGAGGATGAAAGTGGATTTCGAGCATTTCTTAGATAAACATGAAGAAAGAAAGCTGGACCATTCATTAACTCAGTTTCATTCTTCAGAGAACGTGTTGGACTCAAATCAGACTCCAGCATTTTCAGGATCAGCATCAATCGGAAAGAAGGCAACTTTTATAGTGACTGCTGTAAAGAGGAAGTTTAGTGATGGAGATGGTCAGATAGAACTCTGTAACT GTTCCTCCAAAAGGTGTTTATATCATCCTAGAGCAGGTTTCCTAATTCCAGTCTCACTGGAGGAGAAGCCGAATCAAGGCTGCTGGTGCCCCGTTCCACCTTCTGCCTTTAAGCTACGTGGGGAGAATTATTGCAG AGATAAAAAGAAGTATCCTGCTCCCAATCATAGCCCATATATACCTATTGGCATGGACTTGTTTGCCTCCCCTCGGAAGATGCATCACATTGCGCAGCACATTGAACTACCCTTTGTTGGATCAGAATGTGAAATACCTTCAATACTCGTCGTCAACATCCAG CTTCCTGCTTATCCTGCTGCCATGTTTGGAGATAGTGATGGGGAAGGGACAAACCTCGTGATATATTTCAAATTGTTGGAGAATTTTGAGAAAGAAACTTCTCCTATATTTGTGGAAAGTATAAAG AGACTTGTTAAAAATGAAATGGAAGTGGTGACGGGGTTTCCAAAGGAATCTGTAGTCCCTTACAGAGAAAGACTAAAGATAATGGTCAATCCAGTAAATCCTGAGGAACTTGGCTTGAGTTCTACAGAAAGGAAGCTTGTGCAGGCATACAAGGATAAGCCGGTGCTTTCACGTCCCCAACATTCTTTCTACAAG GGAGCTAATTACTTTGAGATAGACCTTGATGTACATCGGTTCGGCTATATATGTAGGAAAGGACTTCAAGCATTTAGAGAAAGATTAAAAAATGGGATATTTGATCTTGGACTGACAATTCAG GCACAAACCAGCGAGGAATTGCCTGAGAAAGTTTTGTGTTGCGTTAGACTAAACAAGATCGATTTTGTAAATCTTGGACAGATGCCAACATTTGCAGCTGCTCTCTGTAAATGA
- the LOC140830590 gene encoding uncharacterized protein At5g01610-like — translation MEKALVKVGSIKAGSFWLSKKAKEEFNNISQDLSTVSNVVEEKAKWIFNKLKGTPPRTLPDLLREFNLPSGLFPQNITCYEFDEPKSRLTVHLPFPCEINFKDSSVVRYSPRVKCILLKGKLISVEGMKTKILVWVKVTSVAIEGNKGEKVCFTAGVKKSRHKDAYSVPQEGIKVEEF, via the exons ATGGAGAAGGCATTGGTCAAAGTGGGAAGTATTAAAGCTGGAAGCTTTTGGCTTTCAAAGAAAGCTAAAGAAGAGTTTAACAACATTTCTCAAGATCTCAGT ACAGTTTCAAATGTTGTTGAGGAGAAAGCAAAATGGATATTTAACAAGCTCAAAG GGACGCCGCCAAGAACTTTGCCTGATCTTCTGCGAGAATTCAATTTGCCATCGGGCCTTTTCCCTCAAAACATTACATGCTATGAATTTGACGAGCCAAAATCAAGGCTAACTGTTCATTTACCGTTTCCTTGTGAAATAAACTTCAAGGACTCCTCTGTGGTAAGATACTCCCCACGTGTCAAATGCATTCTCCTAAAGGGTAAGCTCATCAGTGTAGAAGGCATGAAGACGAAGATCCTAGTATGGGTCAAGGTGACAAGTGTGGCCATTGAAGGCAACAAAGGGGAAAAAGTTTGCTTCACTGCTGGTGTCAAGAAATCGAGGCATAAGGATGCGTATTCCGTGCCTCAAGAAGGTATTAAAGTAGAAGAATTTTGA
- the LOC140830596 gene encoding probable methyltransferase TCM_000336 produces the protein MLGHWMLTLLQLMDLGNVFHMNGGLGENSYSKNSSLQKKASDKVKHIMVEAIEKVLVATSWPKSIGIADLGCSSGPNTLLNIKDIVESVETTATATGREVPEFRVYLNDLPTNDFNTIFQALPEWYRELKTPSCIYVAAYPGSFYGRLFPDSCLHFIYSSNSLHWLSRVPSGIYDEHGMSINKKSIYISDKSPPQVQQAYHKQFQQDFSLFLKSRFRELVHGGQMVLILLGRVGRNHVHDIFWEILYQSLAILVAQGEVSEEKLESYEVHFYAPSMEELEEEVRKEGSFKLENVEMYETDKDCGDCSSYGAAVAKTVRSIQESMLVNHFGETLMLDNLFHHYANLVDQQMLKLDNSISSITIALLLTKIN, from the exons ATGTTGGGGCATTGGATGCTAACTTTGCTCCAACTCATGGATCTAGGGAATGTTTTCCACATGAATGGAGGGCTTGGAGAGAATAGCTATTCCAAGAATTCTTCACTCCAG AAAAAGGCCTCTGATAAGGTAAAACACATAATGGTAGAGGCCATAGAGAAAGTGCTGGTGGCAACAAGCTGGCCCAAGAGCATAGGCATAGCCGATCTCGGGTGTTCTTCGGGGCCTAACACTCTCTTAAACATCAAAGATATCGTGGAATCTGTGGAGACCACAGCAACTGCCACCGGTAGAGAAGTACCCGAATTCAGGGTGTATCTCAACGATCTTCCTACCAATGATTTCAACACTATTTTCCAGGCCTTACCCGAATGGTATCGGGAGCTCAAGACGCCTAGTTGTATTTACGTAGCTGCCTATCCGGGCTCGTTTTATGGCAGGCTGTTTCCGGATAGTTGCTTGCACTTCATCTATTCTTCGAACAGTTTGCATTGGTTATCCAGG GTTCCTTCAGGTATTTATGATGAGCATGGTATGTCTATAAACAAAAagagcatatacatatcagacAAGAGCCCACCACAAGTACAACAAGCGTATCACAAACAATTCCAACAAGATTTTTCATTGTTTCTCAAGTCAAGGTTCCGAGAACTCGTACATGGAGGACAAATGGTGCTCATTTTGTTGGGGAGGGTTGGTCGTAACCATGTCCACGATATCTTTTGGGAAATTCTCTACCAATCTTTGGCTATCCTAGTTGCGCAG GGTGAAGTTTCGGAGGAAAAACTGGAGTCGTATGAGGTTCACTTCTACGCGCCATCGATGGAAGAACTTGAAGAGGAAGTAAGAAAAGAGGGGTCATTCAAACTGGAGAATGTGGAAATGTATGAAACAGACAAGGATTGTGGAGATTGTTCGAGCTACGGAGCAGCGGTGGCGAAAACAGTGAGATCCATTCAAGAATCAATGCTTGTGAATCATTTTGGAGAGACATTGATGTTGGACAATTTGTTCCATCATTATGCCAATTTGGTTGATCAACAGATGCTCAAACTAGATAATAGTATCAGCTCCATTACCATTGCTCTCCTTCTTACTAAAATTAATTAA
- the LOC140830592 gene encoding probable WRKY transcription factor 3, with protein MEERNPAPPSSSNIRTTSTRPMISLPSTRSIENLFTGGLGVSPGPMTLVSSFFAENDPDTDCRSFSQLLSGAVSSPAEVPDVRQGFSVNPQQAAEESSRESGGGSGEFRFQQSRPAGLAVSPMPGIFTIPPGLSPASLLDSPGFSSYAQGLFGSSHQQILAQIPVQSQMHIQHPYPSLSAAPASSLLHLQPPLLQQQIPPISDPNNIKESSDVSQSDQKPQPLNITVDKPSDDGYNWRKYGQKQVKGSEYPRSYYKCTHTNCPVKKKVERSFDGQITEIIYKGQHNHSPPSKRARDTGNPSSETGFEVQIGNSRPRHEDEVIPENTSASSDSDETGDAENRLDGRNEDEPEFKRRNVEVQTSEQASNHRTVTEPRIVVQTTSEVDLLDDGYRWRKYGQKVVKGNPYPRSYYKCTSPGCNVRKHVERAASDPKAVITTYEGKHTHDVPAAKASSHSTASASHFRSQNVLTNGAASNRIEFGSNEQQPVARLQFKEEQIT; from the exons ATGGAGGAGCGAAATCCGGCGCCGCCGTCATCCTCCAATATTCGGACCACATCTACGCGACCGATGATTTCCTTGCCCTCCACGAGGTCGATCGAGAATCTCTTTACTGGCGGGCTGGGGGTGAGCCCGGGCCCGATGACTTTGGTCTCCAGTTTCTTTGCTGAAAATGATCCTGACACCGACTGCCGCTCGTTTTCTCAGCTTCTCTCTGGTGCGGTGTCATCTCCTGCCGAGGTTCCTGATGTCAGGCAGGGCTTTTCTGTTAATCCGCAGCAGGCTGCGGAAGAGTCCAGTCGGGAATCTGGAGGTGGGAGTGGTGAATTCAGGTTTCAGCAGAGTCGGCCGGCAGGTTTGGCGGTCTCTCCTATGCCAGGAATATTTACGATACCTCCGGGTTTGAGCCCCGCGAGCTTGCTCGATTCACCGGGCTTCTCTTCGTATGCGCAG GGACTATTTGGATCATCGCATCAACAAATCCTGGCTCAGATTCCAGTTCAATCCCAGATGCACATCCAGCACCCATACCCATCTTTGTCCGCTGCTCCGGCTTCGTCACTTCTGCATTTGCAGCCGCCACTTTTGCAGCAGCAGATACCTCCTATTTCAGATCCTAACAATATAAAAGAGTCGTCTGATGTTTCTCAGTCTGATCAGAAACCTCAGCCTTTAAACATCACAGTGGATAAACCTTCAGATGATGGGTACAACTGGCGGAAATATGGACAAAAACAGGTTAAGGGTAGTGAATATCCTCGGAGCTATTATAaatgtacacatacaaattGTCCAGTTAAGAAGAAAGTCGAACGATCCTTTGATGGCCAAATAACCGAAATTATATACAAAGGCCAACACAACCATTCCCCGCCCAGTAAGCGTGCCAGAGATACTGGAAACCCAAGTTCTGAAACAGGATTCGAGGTTCAAATCGGAAATAGTAGGCCTAGGCATGAAGATGAAGTTATTCCAGAAAATACATCTGCATCAAGTGATAGTGATGAAACGGGCGACGCTGAAAATAGGttagatggaagaaatgaaGATGAACCCGAATTCAAAAGAAG GAATGTTGAGGTCCAGACATCAGAGCAAGCATCAAACCATCGCACGGTGACAGAGCCTAGAATCGTAGTGCAAACAACTAGCGAAGTTGATCTTTTAGATGATGGTTATAGGTGGCGAAAATATGGCCAGAAGGTTGTTAAAGGGAACCCTTATCCAAG AAGTTACTACAAATGCACTAGTCCCGGATGCAATGTCCGTAAGCATGTTGAAAGAGCTGCAAGCGATCCAAAAGCTGTCATAACAACTTATGAAGGAAAGCACACTCACGATGTACCAGCCGCCAAAGCAAGCAGCCATAGCACCGCCTCCGCCTCTCATTTCAGATCACAGAATGTTTTGACCAATGGAGCAGCATCAAACAGGATTGAATTCGGGAGCAATGAACAACAGCCTGTAGCACGTCTGCAATTTAAAGAAGAACAGATAACGTAG
- the LOC140830591 gene encoding eukaryotic translation initiation factor 5A-2: protein MSDEEHHFESKADAGASKTYPQQAGTIRKNGYIVIKGRPCKVVEVSTSKTGKHGHAKCHFVAIDIFTSKKLEDIVPSSHNCDVPHVNRTDYQLIDISEDGFVSLLTENGNTKDDLRLPTDDSLLPQIKDGFAEGKDLVVSVMSAMGEEQICALKDIGPK, encoded by the exons ATGTCGGACGAGGAGCATCATTTCGAGTCCAAGGCCGACGCCGGCGCATCGAAGACATATCCTCAGCAGGCTGGAACAATCCGTAAGAACGGTTACATAGTCATCAAGGGCCGCCCTTGCAAG GTTGTGGAAGTTTCAACCTCCAAAACTGGGAAGCACGGGCATGCAAAGTGTCACTTTGTTGCCATTGACATCTTTACTTCCAAGAAGCTTGAAGATATTGTTCCATCCTCCCATAACTGCGAC GTTCCACATGTCAACCGTACTGACTACCAGCTTATTGATATCTCTGAGGATGGATTT GTGAGCTTGCTCACCGAGAATGGTAACACTAAGGATGACCTTAGGCTTCCAACTGATGATAGTCTCCTTCCCCAG ATTAAAGATGGGTTTGCTGAGGGGAAGGATCTTGTAGTGAGTGTTATGTCTGCCATGGGAGAGGAGCAGATCTGTGCCCTCAAGGACATCGGTCCCAAGTAG
- the LOC140830593 gene encoding uncharacterized protein isoform X1 — MGGCASKPHKQLKSKAKYLYRSCKFRRRKVAPSVSIGHDMDGEVCSDVFTFRDFVMNDTDDREMTRFRRSQVPNCTFHLPDQWQRNHKEVGENAEKRQEEEWFDSQSALDSDTDDDFVSVDGDGFTLLDSATMRISNSPVTQNESNSCFTDYGCNQQKKDCCKTEVLSSSEEYVEYDVNKKQTVDNSCLAKAEEACTKRMKVDFEHFLDKHEERKLDHSLTQFHSSENVLDSNQTPAFSGSASIGKKATFIVTAVKRKFSDGDGQIELCNCSSKRCLYHPRAGFLIPVSLEEKPNQGCWCPVPPSAFKLRGENYCRDKKKYPAPNHSPYIPIGMDLFASPRKMHHIAQHIELPFVGSECEIPSILVVNIQLPAYPAAMFGDSDGEGTNLVIYFKLLENFEKETSPIFVESIKRLVKNEMEVVTGFPKESVVPYRERLKIMVNPVNPEELGLSSTERKLVQAYKDKPVLSRPQHSFYKGANYFEIDLDVHRFGYICRKGLQAFRERLKNGIFDLGLTIQAQTSEELPEKVLCCVRLNKIDFVNLGQMPTFAAALCK, encoded by the exons ATGGGTGGCTGTGCATCAAAGCCACATAAACAGCTGAAATCCAAGGCAAAGTACTTGTACAGGTCATGCAAGTTTCGCCGCAGAAAGGTCGCCCCATCAGTTTCGATAGGCCACGATATGGATGGGGAAGTTTGCAGTGATGTCTTTACTTTCCGAGATTTTGTTATGAATGACACTGATGACCGGGAAATGACGAGATTCCGGAGATCTCAGGTGCCGAATTGCACTTTCCATCTGCCTGATCAGTGGCAAAGGAACCATAAAGAAGTTGGCGAAAATG CAGAAAAGCGGCAAGAGGAAGAATGGTTCGACTCTCAAAGTGCCCTTGATTCTGATACTGATGATGATTTTGTTAGCGTTGATGGAG ATGGTTTCACATTATTAGACAGTGCGACCATGAGGATATCAAATAGCCCCGTGACTCAAAATGAAAGCAACTCATGCTTCACTGACTACGGATGCAATCAACAAAAGAAAGATTGCTGTAAAACAGAAGTTCTTTCTAGTAGTGAAGAATACGTAGAATACGATGTTAACAAGAAACAAACTGTTGATAATTCATGCCTGGCAAAAGCTGAAGAAGCTTGCACCAAGAGGATGAAAGTGGATTTCGAGCATTTCTTAGATAAACATGAAGAAAGAAAGCTGGACCATTCATTAACTCAGTTTCATTCTTCAGAGAACGTGTTGGACTCAAATCAGACTCCAGCATTTTCAGGATCAGCATCAATCGGAAAGAAGGCAACTTTTATAGTGACTGCTGTAAAGAGGAAGTTTAGTGATGGAGATGGTCAGATAGAACTCTGTAACT GTTCCTCCAAAAGGTGTTTATATCATCCTAGAGCAGGTTTCCTAATTCCAGTCTCACTGGAGGAGAAGCCGAATCAAGGCTGCTGGTGCCCCGTTCCACCTTCTGCCTTTAAGCTACGTGGGGAGAATTATTGCAG AGATAAAAAGAAGTATCCTGCTCCCAATCATAGCCCATATATACCTATTGGCATGGACTTGTTTGCCTCCCCTCGGAAGATGCATCACATTGCGCAGCACATTGAACTACCCTTTGTTGGATCAGAATGTGAAATACCTTCAATACTCGTCGTCAACATCCAG CTTCCTGCTTATCCTGCTGCCATGTTTGGAGATAGTGATGGGGAAGGGACAAACCTCGTGATATATTTCAAATTGTTGGAGAATTTTGAGAAAGAAACTTCTCCTATATTTGTGGAAAGTATAAAG AGACTTGTTAAAAATGAAATGGAAGTGGTGACGGGGTTTCCAAAGGAATCTGTAGTCCCTTACAGAGAAAGACTAAAGATAATGGTCAATCCAGTAAATCCTGAGGAACTTGGCTTGAGTTCTACAGAAAGGAAGCTTGTGCAGGCATACAAGGATAAGCCGGTGCTTTCACGTCCCCAACATTCTTTCTACAAG GGAGCTAATTACTTTGAGATAGACCTTGATGTACATCGGTTCGGCTATATATGTAGGAAAGGACTTCAAGCATTTAGAGAAAGATTAAAAAATGGGATATTTGATCTTGGACTGACAATTCAG GCACAAACCAGCGAGGAATTGCCTGAGAAAGTTTTGTGTTGCGTTAGACTAAACAAGATCGATTTTGTAAATCTTGGACAGATGCCAACATTTGCAGCTGCTCTCTGTAAATGA